A genomic window from Halorubrum lacusprofundi ATCC 49239 includes:
- a CDS encoding ribbon-helix-helix domain-containing protein produces MERVTLRIPKQQIDEVEQMVETGEFPNRSEAIRSAVRDMLNEQDGERDERSRNRNWAKV; encoded by the coding sequence ATGGAGCGTGTGACACTACGAATACCGAAACAGCAGATAGACGAGGTCGAACAGATGGTCGAGACGGGCGAGTTCCCGAACCGGAGCGAGGCGATCCGGTCGGCTGTCCGCGACATGTTGAACGAACAGGACGGCGAGCGCGACGAGCGCAGCCGCAACCGCAACTGGGCGAAGGTGTAA
- a CDS encoding zinc-dependent alcohol dehydrogenase translates to MTDTALYFTAPETVEVRETAVGPPAADELLVDTRASAISAGTELLVYRDQTPADLPADETLDALDGDLSYPLRYGYAASGVVREVGSDVDPNWVGRSVFSFVPHQTSFCATPDSVVALPPETTPAAGSLLPSVETATNIVLDAAPRLGERVVVFGAGVIGLCVTRLLAAFPLESLVVVDPIERRRALAAEFGADRTTTPTELGDADPAGADLAVDGADLAIELSGQPSALDDAIGVVGYDARIVVGSWYGTKREPIDLGGRFHRNRIDIVSSQVSTISPELRGRWDRDRRMDAALDRLDWIPADELITHRIPFERAPEAYELLDSAPDDAVQVILEYE, encoded by the coding sequence ATGACCGACACCGCGCTCTACTTTACGGCCCCGGAGACCGTCGAGGTGCGGGAGACGGCGGTCGGCCCGCCGGCCGCAGACGAACTCCTCGTCGACACCCGCGCGTCGGCGATAAGCGCCGGGACGGAACTGCTCGTGTATCGCGACCAGACGCCGGCCGACCTCCCGGCCGACGAGACCCTTGATGCGCTCGACGGGGATCTGTCGTACCCGCTCCGGTACGGCTACGCCGCGAGCGGCGTTGTCCGCGAGGTCGGTAGCGACGTCGATCCGAACTGGGTCGGCCGGTCAGTGTTCTCGTTCGTCCCGCACCAAACGAGCTTCTGCGCGACCCCCGACTCGGTGGTCGCACTCCCGCCGGAGACGACGCCGGCCGCCGGGTCGTTGCTCCCGTCGGTCGAGACCGCGACGAACATCGTCCTCGACGCCGCCCCTCGGCTCGGAGAGCGAGTCGTGGTGTTCGGTGCCGGGGTGATCGGGCTCTGCGTCACCCGACTGCTGGCCGCGTTTCCGCTGGAGTCGCTCGTCGTGGTCGACCCGATCGAGCGCCGCCGGGCGCTCGCCGCGGAGTTCGGCGCTGACCGAACGACGACGCCGACCGAGCTCGGTGACGCCGATCCCGCCGGCGCGGACCTCGCCGTCGACGGCGCCGATCTCGCGATCGAGCTGTCCGGCCAGCCGAGCGCGCTGGACGATGCGATCGGGGTCGTCGGCTACGACGCGCGGATCGTCGTCGGCTCGTGGTACGGGACCAAACGCGAGCCGATCGATCTGGGCGGGCGATTCCACCGGAACCGCATCGACATCGTCTCCAGTCAGGTGTCGACGATCAGCCCGGAACTGCGCGGCCGCTGGGACCGCGACCGGCGCATGGACGCGGCGCTCGATCGGCTCGACTGGATCCCCGCCGACGAGCTGATCACCCACCGGATCCCCTTCGAGCGCGCACCGGAGGCGTACGAGCTGCTCGACTCGGCGCCCGACGACGCGGTACAGGTCATCTTGGAGTACGAGTGA
- a CDS encoding DUF7518 family protein, translating to MSNRVEDLERQVAELQAAVNGLTEELVEMKERVRQVEDAQEVSVAADAAESAEPAQSESTDAAAEESKATGGERRTHSDDHVEVVERTDDGPAADDAGTADSDSGGSEGDDVLVPEQEATTPDAEAATTEGPDAEEKGDEESDSDIIVA from the coding sequence ATGAGTAACCGCGTCGAGGACCTCGAACGACAGGTCGCGGAGCTACAGGCGGCGGTCAACGGGCTCACCGAGGAGCTCGTCGAGATGAAAGAGCGCGTCCGACAGGTGGAAGACGCTCAAGAGGTGTCCGTCGCGGCCGACGCCGCCGAATCGGCGGAGCCGGCACAGAGCGAATCGACCGACGCGGCCGCCGAGGAGTCCAAAGCGACCGGCGGCGAGCGCCGGACCCACTCCGATGATCACGTCGAAGTCGTTGAGCGGACCGACGACGGGCCCGCGGCCGACGACGCCGGAACGGCCGACAGCGACTCGGGTGGGTCTGAAGGCGACGACGTTCTCGTCCCCGAACAGGAGGCGACGACACCCGACGCCGAGGCCGCCACGACCGAGGGGCCGGACGCGGAGGAGAAGGGCGACGAGGAGTCCGACAGCGACATCATCGTCGCGTAA
- a CDS encoding aldo/keto reductase, whose protein sequence is MNCLFVGAGSIAPEYAAGLSGSSLSLAGVVDLDADRAAALAADHDCPSFTDLETALSAVDAPLVVNLTSHAAHAPVTRTALEADRHVYSQKPLALDADEAKALVALARERDLGLGCAPGTPRAPSQRRAGRLLADGRLGPVGLGYAHAHVGRVTDWHDRPDSFLEIGPLYDGAVYPLALLASWFGPVERVRVADALDVWPEREDRRPSTPSHVEATLAFAAGPTVRLTASFYAPHRSREFYGLELHGDDGSLYLKGTGAMETGRDHVRFGRVGREYVSAPPTSPEEPYEYVGAVERLAATIEAGSPSRAGGRRGAHVVAVCNAIEAAAGGEGPVVVDDCGATADPPPAPVVRPATTTESDAGRESEKGPGAAAIRLPAVGFGCSRYRDGEYVDRVDSIATALDAGYRLLDSAELYGNEHRIGELLAAPGAPDRERVFLLGKAWRTNHRREHLLAACAGSREELGIDAFDCYALHWPSALEHRGELNRLAEKPVERQETLTFPEGEDGEPATADVALATAWRNLEAVHERGWARTLGICNVSRAQLETVLETGEIDPALVQVERHPYRPRNGLVELCHGRGIRVVAHSPLSAPGLLDEPVLNAIGTERGLSPAEVVIAWNASQGVVPIPSSTAESHVVSNLAAGSERLTADEVARIDALRDPNFER, encoded by the coding sequence GGGAGTTCACTGTCGCTGGCCGGCGTCGTCGACCTCGACGCGGACCGCGCTGCAGCGCTCGCCGCGGATCACGACTGCCCGTCGTTCACGGATCTGGAGACGGCGCTTTCGGCGGTCGACGCGCCGCTCGTGGTGAACCTGACGAGCCACGCCGCCCACGCGCCGGTGACGCGGACCGCGCTGGAGGCAGACCGTCACGTCTACTCGCAGAAGCCGCTCGCGCTCGACGCCGACGAGGCGAAGGCGCTGGTGGCGCTCGCCCGTGAACGCGACCTCGGACTGGGCTGTGCGCCCGGGACGCCGCGAGCGCCCTCCCAACGCCGCGCGGGTCGACTCCTCGCCGACGGTCGGCTCGGCCCGGTGGGACTGGGGTACGCCCACGCCCACGTCGGCCGCGTGACCGACTGGCACGACCGCCCCGACTCCTTTCTCGAAATCGGACCCCTGTACGACGGCGCGGTGTACCCGCTCGCGCTGCTGGCCTCGTGGTTCGGGCCCGTCGAGCGCGTTCGCGTCGCCGACGCTCTCGACGTCTGGCCCGAGCGGGAGGACCGACGACCGTCGACGCCGAGCCACGTCGAGGCGACGCTAGCGTTCGCGGCGGGTCCGACGGTCAGGCTGACCGCGAGCTTCTACGCGCCCCACCGGAGCCGGGAGTTCTACGGGCTGGAGCTCCACGGCGACGACGGCTCGCTGTACCTCAAGGGAACCGGCGCGATGGAGACCGGCCGCGATCACGTCCGGTTCGGCCGCGTCGGACGGGAGTACGTGAGCGCGCCGCCGACCTCTCCCGAGGAGCCGTACGAGTACGTCGGCGCCGTCGAGCGCCTCGCCGCGACGATCGAGGCGGGCTCGCCGTCCCGGGCCGGCGGCCGCCGGGGCGCCCACGTCGTCGCCGTCTGTAACGCGATCGAGGCGGCCGCCGGGGGCGAGGGGCCAGTCGTCGTCGACGACTGCGGAGCGACCGCCGACCCGCCGCCGGCGCCGGTCGTCAGACCGGCGACGACCACCGAGAGCGACGCGGGACGCGAGAGCGAGAAGGGCCCGGGCGCTGCCGCGATCCGGCTCCCCGCGGTCGGATTCGGCTGCTCGCGCTACCGCGACGGAGAGTACGTCGACCGAGTCGACTCGATCGCGACCGCGCTCGACGCCGGGTACCGCCTCCTCGACTCCGCCGAGCTGTACGGGAACGAACACCGGATCGGGGAGCTGCTCGCCGCGCCGGGCGCGCCGGACCGCGAGCGCGTGTTCCTCCTCGGAAAGGCGTGGCGTACCAATCACCGCCGCGAACACCTGCTCGCCGCCTGCGCTGGCAGCCGCGAGGAGCTGGGGATCGACGCGTTCGACTGCTACGCGCTCCACTGGCCGTCGGCGCTCGAACACCGGGGCGAGCTGAATCGTCTCGCCGAGAAGCCGGTTGAGCGACAGGAGACGCTCACCTTTCCAGAGGGAGAGGACGGCGAGCCCGCGACCGCCGACGTGGCGCTCGCGACGGCGTGGCGGAACCTGGAGGCCGTCCACGAGCGGGGGTGGGCCCGGACGCTCGGGATCTGTAACGTCTCGCGGGCGCAACTGGAGACAGTGCTGGAGACGGGCGAGATCGACCCGGCGCTTGTACAGGTGGAGCGGCACCCGTATCGACCCCGGAACGGGCTCGTCGAGCTCTGTCACGGGCGGGGAATCCGCGTCGTCGCGCACTCGCCGCTGTCGGCGCCCGGCCTCCTCGACGAGCCCGTCCTGAACGCGATCGGAACGGAGCGAGGGCTCTCACCCGCCGAAGTCGTCATCGCGTGGAACGCTTCTCAAGGAGTCGTCCCGATCCCGTCCAGCACCGCCGAGTCGCACGTCGTCTCGAACCTGGCCGCCGGGAGCGAGCGACTGACTGCTGACGAGGTCGCGCGCATCGATGCCCTGCGGGATCCGAACTTCGAGCGGTAG
- the ftsZ gene encoding cell division protein FtsZ yields MQDLVQDALDNAEAEKRDMDVSMDDDEFGDPRIVIVGAGGAGNNTVNRLYNIGVDGADTVAINTDKQHLKMIEADTKILVGKSLTQGLGAGGDPKMGERATEMAQGTIKEVLGDADLVFVTAGMGGGTGTGAAPVVSKIAKDQGAIVVGMVSTPFNVERARTVKAEEGLESLRNEADSIIVLDNNRLLDYVPNLPIGKAFSVMDQIIAETVKGISETITQPSLINLDYADMSTIMNQGGVAVMLVGETQDKNKTQEVVSDAMNHPLLDVDYRGASGGLVHITGGPDLTLKEAEGIANNITERLEASANVIWGARIQDEYKGKVRVMAIMTGVQSAQVLGPSTQKQADKSRAAVDSDDLGDSRSRAAETNGTAGNAAVSGGTEQGAWESDGGSEPTEKSNGLDVIR; encoded by the coding sequence ATGCAAGATCTCGTTCAGGACGCCCTCGACAATGCGGAAGCGGAAAAGCGCGACATGGACGTCAGCATGGACGACGACGAGTTCGGGGACCCCCGGATTGTCATCGTCGGTGCCGGCGGCGCCGGTAACAATACGGTCAACCGGCTGTACAACATCGGCGTCGACGGCGCCGACACCGTCGCGATCAACACGGACAAACAGCACCTCAAGATGATCGAGGCCGACACCAAGATCCTCGTGGGCAAGTCGCTCACGCAGGGGCTCGGCGCCGGCGGCGACCCCAAGATGGGGGAGCGTGCCACCGAGATGGCCCAGGGGACGATCAAAGAGGTTCTCGGCGACGCCGACCTCGTCTTCGTCACCGCCGGGATGGGCGGCGGCACCGGCACTGGTGCGGCGCCAGTTGTCTCGAAGATCGCCAAAGATCAGGGCGCCATCGTCGTCGGGATGGTCTCGACCCCGTTCAACGTCGAGCGCGCCCGCACGGTGAAAGCCGAGGAAGGGTTAGAGAGCCTCCGTAACGAGGCCGACTCGATCATCGTCCTCGACAACAACCGACTGCTCGACTACGTACCGAATCTGCCGATCGGAAAGGCGTTCTCCGTGATGGACCAGATCATCGCGGAGACGGTAAAGGGGATCTCCGAGACGATCACCCAGCCGAGCCTCATCAACCTCGACTACGCCGACATGTCGACGATCATGAATCAGGGCGGCGTCGCGGTCATGCTCGTCGGTGAGACCCAGGACAAGAACAAGACCCAAGAGGTGGTCAGCGACGCGATGAACCACCCGCTCCTGGATGTCGACTACCGCGGCGCCTCCGGTGGGCTCGTCCACATCACGGGCGGCCCGGACCTCACGCTGAAAGAGGCGGAAGGGATCGCGAACAACATCACCGAACGGCTGGAGGCGAGCGCCAACGTGATCTGGGGCGCCCGCATCCAGGACGAGTACAAGGGGAAGGTCCGCGTCATGGCGATCATGACGGGTGTCCAGAGCGCGCAGGTGCTCGGCCCCTCGACACAGAAGCAGGCCGACAAGTCTCGCGCCGCGGTGGACAGCGACGACCTCGGCGACTCGCGCTCGCGGGCGGCAGAGACGAACGGGACCGCCGGCAACGCGGCGGTCTCGGGCGGCACCGAGCAGGGAGCGTGGGAGTCGGACGGCGGCAGCGAGCCGACCGAGAAGAGCAACGGGCTCGACGTCATTCGGTAA
- the smc gene encoding chromosome segregation protein SMC, with amino-acid sequence MHITEVVLDGFKSFGRTTRIPFYDDFTVVTGPNGSGKSNIIDGVLFALGLARTRGIRAKKLTDLIYNPGHDGGEASDGPNEASVTVVLSNEDGTLDRSQVVSAAGTENVGGVSEITIKRRVKETEDNYYSYYYLNGRSVNLSDVQDLLAAAGVTPEGYNVVMQGDVTEIINMTPYQRRGIIDEIAGVAEFDEKKEAAYEELETVEDRIEEADLRIGEKQDRLDQLADERETALQYQQFRDELEEYRGFLKASELEEKRETLAGVEEDIDDDETELEELRAELDARQGKLTRLEEDLADLNHEIETKGEDEQIEIRSEIEEVKGEISRLEDKIEAAEERAAEAETERRDAFVQIDRKEETIEELESEIREAKVEKASVKSEIATKRSELADVEAEIEGADTEFDELKAELAEKKEAIESLREEKNGLQREKDRLLDEARRRSNAVSEARTDLEDARESIPEHKARISELHSELDKATKNEETIEDAVADLFAEKAETSERLEAIEEDLREKQNEYAKLEAAADQRGDTSWPRAVTEVKNGGIDGVHGAVGELGSVEAEYAEACETAAGGRLANVVVDDDGVGSTCIDYLKQRNAGRATFLPITKMDNRSLPRKPSVPGVVDFARNLVDYDSEYESIFSYVLGSTLIVEDMATARDLMGDYRMVTLDGDLVEKSGAMTGGSGGGSRYAFTKSGGGKLERLATDISEREDERQALQAEVDELEDDIDDARDRKADAAERVRSLEADVERAEDELADAEDRIDELKAELEDMEAERESVDAEMTELDDEIDDLNTEIDELDGEIEEIETELADSKIPELSERADEIRGEISDLEDRMSSLDGRRNELELEKGYTEDAVDDLHDTVETAQNRKAEAEEAIADHEVTIDEKEETLEAKRESIAELEAELTELKADREDLREAITEATRERDEQRSLVSEAESDLEDLTDRRDRLAWEIDELESQVGEYDADEIPDLDEVESRIEELEEEMAALEPVNMLAIDEYDEVEEALETLQERRDVLVEERDAIAERIEGYEAEKKRTFMETFESINDQFEDIFARLSAGSGELLLENPEDPFEEGLTMKAQPADKPVQRLDAMSGGEKSLTALSFIFAIQRHNPAPFYALDEIDAFLDAVNAERVGEMIEELAEEAQFVVVGHRSALLERSDRAIGVTMQGDNLSAVTGMQFGDDGDEEVTADD; translated from the coding sequence ATGCACATCACAGAAGTGGTTTTAGACGGATTCAAGAGCTTCGGACGAACGACGAGGATCCCCTTTTACGACGACTTCACAGTCGTCACCGGGCCGAACGGCTCGGGAAAGTCGAACATCATCGACGGGGTTCTCTTCGCGCTCGGCTTAGCGCGTACCCGCGGGATCAGAGCCAAGAAGCTCACGGACCTGATCTACAACCCCGGCCACGACGGCGGCGAAGCCTCGGACGGTCCGAACGAGGCGTCGGTGACGGTGGTCCTGTCCAACGAGGACGGGACTCTCGACCGCTCGCAGGTCGTCTCCGCCGCCGGCACGGAGAACGTCGGCGGCGTCTCCGAGATCACGATCAAACGGCGCGTCAAAGAGACTGAGGACAACTACTACTCGTACTACTACCTCAACGGTCGGTCGGTGAACCTCTCGGACGTGCAGGACCTGCTTGCCGCCGCCGGCGTCACGCCAGAGGGGTACAACGTCGTGATGCAGGGCGACGTGACCGAGATCATCAACATGACCCCCTACCAGCGCCGGGGGATCATCGACGAGATCGCGGGCGTCGCCGAATTCGACGAGAAGAAGGAGGCCGCCTACGAGGAGTTGGAGACCGTCGAAGACCGGATCGAGGAGGCCGATCTCCGGATCGGCGAGAAGCAGGACCGACTCGATCAGCTGGCCGACGAGCGCGAGACCGCCCTGCAGTATCAGCAGTTCCGCGACGAACTCGAGGAGTACCGCGGCTTTCTCAAAGCCTCCGAGCTGGAAGAGAAGCGCGAGACGCTCGCAGGCGTTGAGGAGGACATCGACGACGACGAGACCGAACTCGAGGAACTCCGCGCCGAGCTTGACGCCAGGCAGGGCAAACTCACACGGCTGGAGGAGGACTTAGCCGACCTCAACCACGAGATCGAGACCAAAGGCGAGGACGAACAGATCGAGATCCGGTCGGAGATCGAGGAGGTGAAAGGCGAGATTTCGCGGTTGGAGGACAAAATCGAGGCCGCCGAGGAGCGCGCCGCGGAGGCCGAGACCGAACGTCGCGACGCGTTCGTTCAGATCGATCGCAAAGAAGAGACGATCGAAGAGCTCGAATCCGAGATCCGCGAGGCGAAAGTCGAGAAGGCCTCCGTGAAATCGGAGATCGCCACGAAGCGCTCGGAGCTCGCCGACGTCGAGGCCGAGATCGAGGGCGCCGACACCGAGTTCGACGAGCTGAAAGCCGAACTCGCGGAGAAGAAGGAGGCGATCGAGTCGCTACGGGAGGAGAAAAACGGGCTCCAGCGCGAGAAGGACCGCCTGCTCGACGAGGCCCGTCGGCGCTCGAACGCGGTGAGCGAGGCGCGGACCGACTTGGAGGACGCCCGCGAGTCGATCCCGGAGCACAAAGCGCGGATCTCCGAGCTGCACAGCGAGCTCGACAAGGCCACGAAGAACGAGGAGACGATCGAGGACGCGGTCGCTGACCTGTTCGCGGAGAAGGCCGAAACGAGCGAGCGGTTAGAGGCGATCGAAGAGGATCTCCGCGAGAAACAGAACGAGTATGCGAAGCTGGAGGCCGCCGCCGACCAGCGCGGCGACACCTCGTGGCCCCGCGCGGTGACCGAGGTGAAGAACGGTGGGATCGACGGGGTCCACGGCGCGGTCGGCGAGCTCGGATCCGTCGAGGCCGAGTACGCCGAGGCCTGCGAGACGGCCGCCGGCGGCAGACTCGCGAACGTCGTCGTCGACGATGACGGCGTGGGCTCGACGTGTATCGACTATCTCAAGCAGCGCAATGCGGGGCGGGCGACGTTCCTCCCCATCACGAAGATGGACAACCGGAGCCTCCCGCGGAAACCCTCGGTTCCGGGCGTCGTCGACTTCGCGCGCAACCTCGTCGACTACGACAGCGAGTACGAGTCGATCTTCTCGTACGTGCTGGGCTCCACGCTGATCGTCGAGGACATGGCGACCGCACGGGACCTGATGGGCGACTACCGGATGGTGACGCTCGACGGCGACCTCGTCGAGAAGTCCGGTGCGATGACCGGCGGGTCGGGCGGCGGCTCCCGCTACGCGTTCACGAAGTCCGGCGGCGGAAAGCTCGAACGGCTCGCGACTGACATCTCGGAGCGAGAAGATGAACGGCAGGCGCTACAGGCCGAAGTCGACGAGCTGGAAGACGACATCGACGACGCCCGCGACCGGAAGGCCGACGCCGCAGAGCGCGTCCGGTCGCTGGAGGCGGACGTCGAGCGCGCCGAAGACGAGTTGGCGGACGCCGAGGACCGCATCGACGAGCTCAAAGCGGAGCTGGAGGATATGGAGGCGGAACGCGAGTCGGTGGACGCGGAGATGACCGAACTCGACGACGAGATAGACGATCTGAACACGGAGATCGACGAACTCGACGGCGAGATCGAGGAGATCGAGACAGAGTTGGCCGACTCGAAGATCCCGGAGCTCTCGGAGCGTGCCGACGAGATCCGCGGGGAGATCTCGGACCTGGAAGACCGGATGAGTTCGCTCGACGGGCGGCGCAACGAGCTCGAACTGGAGAAGGGGTACACGGAGGACGCGGTCGACGACCTCCACGACACCGTCGAGACGGCGCAAAATCGGAAGGCCGAGGCCGAAGAAGCGATCGCCGACCACGAGGTGACGATAGACGAGAAGGAGGAGACGCTGGAAGCGAAACGCGAGTCGATCGCGGAGCTCGAAGCGGAACTGACGGAGCTGAAGGCCGACCGCGAGGACCTCCGAGAGGCGATCACCGAGGCGACCCGCGAGCGCGACGAGCAGCGCTCGCTCGTCTCGGAGGCGGAGTCCGACTTGGAAGACCTCACCGACCGCCGCGACCGGCTGGCGTGGGAGATCGACGAGCTGGAGTCGCAGGTCGGCGAGTACGACGCCGACGAGATTCCGGACCTCGACGAGGTCGAGTCGCGTATCGAGGAGTTAGAAGAGGAGATGGCGGCGTTAGAGCCCGTCAACATGCTCGCGATCGACGAATACGACGAGGTAGAGGAGGCGCTGGAGACGCTCCAAGAGCGCCGGGACGTCCTCGTCGAGGAGCGCGACGCGATCGCGGAGCGTATCGAGGGGTACGAGGCCGAAAAGAAGCGGACGTTCATGGAGACGTTCGAGTCGATCAACGACCAGTTCGAGGACATCTTCGCGCGCCTCTCGGCCGGCAGCGGCGAGCTCCTCTTGGAGAACCCCGAGGACCCGTTCGAGGAGGGGCTGACGATGAAGGCCCAGCCCGCCGACAAGCCGGTCCAGCGGCTCGACGCGATGAGCGGCGGCGAGAAGTCGCTGACCGCGCTCTCCTTCATCTTCGCGATCCAGCGGCACAACCCCGCGCCGTTCTACGCGCTCGACGAGATCGACGCGTTCCTCGACGCGGTCAACGCCGAGCGCGTCGGCGAGATGATCGAGGAGCTGGCCGAGGAGGCCCAGTTCGTCGTCGTCGGCCACCGCTCTGCGCTTCTGGAACGCTCCGACCGCGCCATCGGCGTCACGATGCAGGGCGACAACCTCTCGGCGGTAACCGGGATGCAGTTCGGCGACGACGGCGACGAGGAGGTGACGGCGGATGACTGA
- a CDS encoding CDP-alcohol phosphatidyltransferase family protein, whose protein sequence is MAEARRRRSVRVGVGVGLPLVAAVALVALLLRLFPVDATSQWGLFPAVVAGVCWAGQLWYVGYGLDPGRLTGGFWRRLLGLANVVTLVRGALYAVVAGFVVVPSETALAWVPALCYGTGVALDKLDGIVARTVGRQTELGRRLDMAFDTFGFVVAPLVAVLWGLLPVWYLSISAARYVFRGAVWLRRVRGLPVGDLPDSDLGKYLAGVQMIFVTIALAPLAPTDLVWILAPVVLAPSLAVFTRDYLAVSGRIGRGVDDAQ, encoded by the coding sequence ATGGCCGAGGCTCGCCGGCGACGATCCGTTCGCGTCGGGGTCGGAGTCGGGCTCCCGCTCGTCGCCGCGGTCGCACTCGTGGCCCTCCTGTTGCGACTGTTCCCCGTGGACGCGACGAGCCAGTGGGGACTCTTTCCCGCTGTCGTCGCCGGCGTCTGCTGGGCCGGACAGCTCTGGTACGTCGGCTATGGTCTCGATCCGGGGCGGCTGACCGGCGGATTCTGGCGGCGGCTGCTCGGGCTGGCGAACGTGGTCACGCTCGTTCGGGGCGCGCTGTACGCCGTCGTCGCCGGGTTCGTCGTCGTGCCGTCCGAGACGGCGCTCGCGTGGGTGCCAGCGCTGTGTTACGGGACCGGCGTCGCCCTCGACAAGCTCGACGGGATCGTCGCCCGGACGGTCGGTCGACAGACGGAGCTCGGCCGCCGGCTTGACATGGCGTTCGACACGTTCGGGTTCGTCGTCGCGCCGCTGGTAGCGGTGCTGTGGGGGTTGCTGCCGGTCTGGTACCTCTCGATCTCCGCCGCACGCTACGTCTTTCGCGGGGCCGTGTGGCTGCGGCGCGTCCGCGGGCTCCCAGTCGGGGACCTTCCCGACAGCGACCTCGGAAAGTACCTCGCGGGAGTCCAAATGATATTTGTGACGATCGCCCTCGCCCCACTGGCGCCGACGGATCTCGTCTGGATCCTCGCGCCGGTCGTTCTCGCCCCGTCGCTGGCGGTGTTCACGCGGGACTACCTCGCCGTCAGCGGGCGGATCGGACGGGGCGTCGACGACGCCCAGTGA
- a CDS encoding double zinc ribbon domain-containing protein, which yields MSKITFRADDDLVEQLEACDASKSEVMREALRTHLDGAVGDDADASDATDATVDAALADRIDDLIADRLDAALDDRLGGRSAASPAAYTPGNAGDINVNVTLDAPSADKDDASVTREATADADAQTRKTPTDPDVQTRENACGGCGENVPTDHVYCPNCGEKQSHRAFCDCGDELRTDWAFCPGCGRRTPAADVLKDR from the coding sequence ATGAGCAAGATCACCTTCCGGGCCGACGACGACCTCGTCGAGCAGCTGGAAGCGTGTGACGCCTCCAAAAGCGAGGTGATGCGGGAGGCCCTGCGGACTCACCTCGACGGCGCCGTCGGCGACGATGCGGACGCGTCGGACGCGACGGACGCGACGGTCGACGCCGCGTTGGCCGATCGGATCGACGACCTCATCGCCGATCGACTCGACGCCGCGTTGGACGACCGACTCGGCGGCCGATCGGCGGCGTCTCCCGCGGCGTATACGCCCGGAAACGCCGGCGATATCAACGTAAACGTCACGCTCGACGCCCCGAGCGCCGACAAGGACGACGCGAGTGTGACTCGTGAGGCGACGGCGGACGCCGACGCGCAGACGCGTAAGACGCCCACCGATCCAGACGTGCAAACGCGAGAAAACGCCTGTGGCGGATGTGGCGAAAACGTCCCCACTGACCACGTTTACTGCCCGAACTGCGGTGAAAAGCAGTCCCACCGAGCGTTCTGTGATTGCGGCGACGAGCTTCGGACCGACTGGGCGTTTTGCCCGGGTTGTGGACGTAGGACCCCCGCTGCCGACGTACTAAAGGATCGTTGA
- a CDS encoding DUF7475 family protein, whose amino-acid sequence MATTGAQQPAVDVGSLNGLHWIGIIAALVSAAVHLLIGVRMFPSAMGISFILAGLGFIGGVGLLVIDYRRRAVYAVGILFTLVQIVLWYVINFAGGTKSFPADVGTLGAIDKIAQVVLIAVLVALLRR is encoded by the coding sequence ATGGCAACAACCGGAGCGCAGCAGCCCGCGGTCGACGTCGGATCGTTGAACGGGCTCCACTGGATCGGTATCATCGCGGCCCTGGTCTCTGCCGCCGTCCACCTCCTCATCGGCGTCAGGATGTTTCCCTCCGCCATGGGAATCAGCTTCATCCTCGCGGGGCTCGGCTTCATCGGCGGCGTCGGCCTCCTCGTGATCGACTACCGTCGGCGCGCGGTGTACGCGGTCGGAATCCTCTTCACCCTCGTCCAGATCGTCTTGTGGTACGTCATCAACTTCGCAGGAGGCACGAAGTCGTTCCCGGCCGACGTCGGGACGCTCGGCGCCATCGACAAGATCGCACAGGTCGTGTTGATCGCCGTTCTGGTCGCCCTACTGCGTCGATAG